Genomic DNA from Rhodothermales bacterium:
GGCACCGACCTCGTCGACCTGCCCGTGGTCGAGGAAGGCATCAAGGTCGGTCTCCAGATGATGGAGGAAGCCATTCGCAAGCAGAACGCGGCCAAGAAGAGCGGCGCGGAAGGGCACGACTCGCATGGAGGCGACGGAGCGGCCCCTGCCGGTGGCGACGGTGCCGCAGGCCCTGCGATGCCCCCTGATCTCGACGACGCCTGAGGGCGCGACGCCAGACATTCACGCCAGAGCGGCGCCGCGCCCCGTACCGGTGCCTGAACACCCTCAGTGAAGACCTACCACGACATAGCCCACGACGGCGGTTCGAACGTAGCCGGCCAGGTGGCCGAGCGCGACGAGCGCATGTTCGCCAACCTCTCCGAGGTGCGGCATATCGTCGCGGTGATGAGCGGGAAGGGTGGCGTGGGCAAGAGTGCCGTCACGACCAACCTGGCCACGGAGCTGGCCATGCGCGGCATGCGCACCGGCATTGTGGATGCCGACATCAACGGCGCTTCCGTGGCCCAGATGACGGGCGTGCCTCGTACCCTTCCGACCACCGCGCACGGGGTACGCCCCCCTGTCTCCGAAGTCGGGGTGAAGGTCATGTCCATCGACCTGTTCCTCCCGGACGGAAAGCCCGTCAAGTGGGCGGCACACACACAGCAGCACGCCTACGCCTGGCGGGGCATGGCTGAGGTCAACGCCATCCGGGAGATGCTGGCAGACACCGTCTGGGGCCCACTGGACGTGCTGCTCATCGACCTCCCGCCGGGCACGGACAAACTGCCCAATCTGTTTGACACCGTGTCGCGTCTGTCCGCCGCAGTCGTGGTATCGATTCCCTCGCCGGCGTCACGCTACGTGGTACGCAAATCGGTAACACTCGCCCAGGAAGCGCTCGGCAACCGACCGCTGGGGCTGGTCGAGAACATGGCTACTTTCGTGTGCACGGACTGCGGCAAGGAGCATGTGCTGTATGCTTCGGACCCGCTCGACATGCCCGGCGTGCTGTCTCTCGGTCAGATTCCTTTTGATCCGGACTTCGGCTCACTGCTTGATGCAGGACGGCCCCAGCGTGCCTTGTCGGACGGCGGACCGGCGGCGCAGGGCGTTGCCGCAGTAGCCGACAATCTGCTCGCCTTGCTCGAAACCGTGAGCGAACCCATATCGCAATGAAGTTTCTCTGCGTCGACTGCGACGAACCCATGGCCCTGAAAGAGGCCCTTGGTCCCGACAACGGCTCGCTGTCCGTGGTCTTCGAGTGCGGTACATGTGGTCGTCAGACTGCAATGCTGACGAATCACATGGAAACCCAGATGATTCATTCGTTGGGCGTCAAGGTGGGCGGACGCACCGAGCCTGCTGCCCCCATGGAGACCATCCGCGACAACCTGGATGGATTCGATGCCCCATCGCCCGAGGAGCCTGCTCCTCACACGGCGGAATGGTACGCGCAGAAGATGGGTGCGGCGCCGAAGAGTGAAGGCGGAGGCTGCCCGTTCAGCGGCATGATGGCGCCTCAGATCGAGGCGGCCGAGGGCCTGAAATGGACGGCCGAGGCCGAGGCGCGCATGGAGCGTATTCCGGAGTTCGTGCGTCCGATCGTGCGCAAGGGCATCGAGGACACCGCGCGCTCAGAGGGCGCGGCAGTCGTAGATGTCAGCTACCTGGAGCGCGCGCGCGGGCAGATGGGCATGTAGGTCCCCCGCGGATGCGCTGCCCCCGCTGTGCCGCGGCCGGACACAGGCGCCGGGAGCTCGGCGGAAAGGTTCACAAACCCGGCCAGATTCAACCTCTCGGGCCGCAAACTCGGCGCAAAGGTTCACAAACACGGCCGGATTCAACCTCTCGGGCCGCAAACTCGGCGCAAAGGTTTACAAACACGACCGGATTCAACCTCTCGGGCCGCAAACTCGGCGCGAAGGTTTACAAACACGGCCGGAGTCAACCTCTCGGGCCGCCCAGGTAGGCCGTGATCGGAATTTCAGGCGTGTAGCAGGTTCTGTGCGGCCGTCTCCAGGATGCGGCTTTCGCGCGGATTACCGCCGAGGAGATCCACCATGTGGCCGGCGTCCCGCATGACGTTGGTCCAGCGTTCACCCGGCGGAAACACCCGATTCTCTCGCTGGCCTGCGGTAAGTCGATCCACGCGTAACTCCAGGAAGCGGTTGAAACGCTCCAGCCAGCGGCGTTCGTCCTCGCCGAAATGGGCCAGGAAGGCTTCCGCGGACTCGGGGTCGTGATCGCCCTTCAGGCCGTCCATATAGCGTGTGCCCGGCTGGTAGACGATGTCGAACCAGGTCTCGCAGAGCAGCCAGGCAGCGCGACCGGGGGGAAGCTCCGGGTTGACCGCTGCCAGCCGATCCCCGGACGCGATAAGTGACAGCGCATCGAGAACTCGGGCTCTTACAGGGTCGGGCTGGTTCATTCACCGAAGATAGGGGGCGATGGGGGTTTCCTGATCCCGTGGGCCTGGCTGATCCCGCCGGCCGGGGAATCCCGTGGGCCTGGCTGATCCCGCCGGCCGGGGACTCCCGTGGGCCTGGCTGATCCCGCCAGCCGGGGAATCGCGTGTCTGCAGGAAACCACCCCCTGCCATGGCCCACGCAATCAAGTTCAATACCACCCAGGATAACGGGTTCTTCCTCACGTTGCGCCAACGCGTGCGCGACGACCTCGCGGCCCGCGGCAAGACCCGCTATGCGGACGGATTCATGCTGTTTAAGGCCACCGTGTTTGTGCTTCTGCTGGCCTCCAGCTACGCCGCCATTTTCATCAATCCGATCCAGTCTGTGTGGTCCCAGCTTGGCTTTGCGATGCTATACGGTCTCGCGGCCCTGCTGCTGGTCACCAACCTGGCCCACGACGCCGTGCACCA
This window encodes:
- a CDS encoding P-loop NTPase, yielding MKTYHDIAHDGGSNVAGQVAERDERMFANLSEVRHIVAVMSGKGGVGKSAVTTNLATELAMRGMRTGIVDADINGASVAQMTGVPRTLPTTAHGVRPPVSEVGVKVMSIDLFLPDGKPVKWAAHTQQHAYAWRGMAEVNAIREMLADTVWGPLDVLLIDLPPGTDKLPNLFDTVSRLSAAVVVSIPSPASRYVVRKSVTLAQEALGNRPLGLVENMATFVCTDCGKEHVLYASDPLDMPGVLSLGQIPFDPDFGSLLDAGRPQRALSDGGPAAQGVAAVADNLLALLETVSEPISQ
- a CDS encoding PCP reductase family protein, which produces MKFLCVDCDEPMALKEALGPDNGSLSVVFECGTCGRQTAMLTNHMETQMIHSLGVKVGGRTEPAAPMETIRDNLDGFDAPSPEEPAPHTAEWYAQKMGAAPKSEGGGCPFSGMMAPQIEAAEGLKWTAEAEARMERIPEFVRPIVRKGIEDTARSEGAAVVDVSYLERARGQMGM